The Akkermansia muciniphila genome contains a region encoding:
- a CDS encoding heavy metal translocating P-type ATPase, which produces MHYQVIHHTPGRLRVRCGRGIFNHDQACGIECRLLKQKGVRSVQATPCNGGVFILYEGSSPQTIFRTLDRLRPETLRSHEPEERAEARKLARSFSLRIAGKVSSFLLCKLFLPPPLRMAKAFWNYGSYFRRGMAGLGRGRLNVAVLDAVSIGVSIGTGAYGTANSIMFLLSISDLLENYTRKKTRAALAASLSINVDQVWRVDEDGMRQVPMEQIRSGDKIRVDTGNVIPVDGTVLSGEAEVNQAAMTGESQAAAKQEGSVVFAGTTLEAGSLVIRVDAAGNQSRIHNIISLIDHSEELKARIQSRAEKLADSIVPLTLLTAGGLFLFTRNISKALSVLMVDYSCAIKLATPISVISAMKEASARKIMIKGGKFMELFAGTDTIVFDKTGTLTSACPQVTQIVPLGDCSREYILKTAACLEEHFPHSVARAVVRKALEEGLHHEEEHAEVEYIVAHGISSRLHGKKALVGSYHFLFEDEGIPLTEEQRQIIRTHSRGKSNIFLAIGRRAIGMIGVSDPPRPEAKETIARLKQQGISSVIMLTGDSESAARAISLQLGITEYRSQVLPEDKARFIRELKQAGRTVCMVGDGINDSPALSCADVSVSMRDSSDIAREVADISLLSSSLEELAVLRELSCAVLEKIERNYRFIVGFNTSLILMGMFGLITPALSAFLHNASTVYVSARSTRRCLPPVPPRQ; this is translated from the coding sequence ATGCACTATCAGGTTATCCACCACACGCCCGGCAGGCTCCGGGTACGCTGCGGCCGCGGCATATTCAATCATGACCAGGCCTGCGGCATTGAATGCAGGCTCTTGAAACAGAAAGGCGTGCGCTCCGTCCAGGCCACCCCCTGCAACGGAGGCGTGTTCATCCTGTATGAAGGGAGCAGCCCCCAGACCATTTTCCGCACGCTGGACAGGCTCAGGCCGGAAACGCTCCGCAGCCATGAACCGGAAGAACGCGCGGAAGCCCGCAAACTGGCCCGCTCCTTTTCCCTCCGGATAGCCGGGAAGGTTTCCTCCTTCCTGCTCTGCAAGCTGTTCCTGCCTCCCCCGCTCAGAATGGCCAAAGCGTTCTGGAACTACGGCTCCTATTTCCGGCGCGGGATGGCGGGACTGGGCAGAGGACGGCTCAACGTGGCGGTGCTGGATGCCGTCTCCATCGGCGTTTCCATCGGCACCGGGGCTTACGGAACGGCCAATTCCATCATGTTCCTCCTTTCCATTTCAGACCTGCTGGAAAATTACACGCGGAAAAAGACCCGGGCGGCGCTTGCGGCCAGCCTGAGCATTAATGTGGACCAGGTTTGGAGGGTGGATGAGGACGGCATGCGCCAGGTGCCCATGGAACAAATCCGGTCCGGGGACAAGATCCGCGTGGACACAGGAAACGTGATCCCCGTGGATGGAACCGTGCTGTCCGGAGAAGCGGAAGTCAACCAGGCCGCCATGACGGGGGAATCACAGGCGGCGGCCAAGCAGGAAGGCTCCGTCGTCTTCGCCGGGACCACGCTGGAGGCGGGGTCCCTCGTCATCCGGGTGGATGCCGCGGGAAACCAGTCCCGCATCCACAACATCATCTCCCTGATTGACCACTCGGAAGAATTAAAAGCCCGCATCCAGAGCCGGGCGGAAAAACTGGCGGATTCCATCGTGCCTCTCACCCTGCTCACGGCGGGAGGACTGTTCCTGTTCACCCGGAACATTTCCAAGGCGCTGTCCGTGCTGATGGTGGACTATTCCTGCGCCATCAAGCTCGCCACGCCCATCTCCGTCATCTCCGCCATGAAGGAGGCTTCCGCGCGCAAGATCATGATCAAGGGAGGAAAATTCATGGAGCTGTTCGCCGGGACGGATACCATCGTCTTTGACAAGACGGGCACGCTGACTTCCGCCTGCCCGCAGGTGACGCAGATCGTCCCCCTGGGAGATTGCAGCCGGGAGTACATCCTGAAAACGGCCGCCTGCCTGGAAGAGCACTTCCCGCACAGCGTGGCGCGGGCCGTGGTGCGCAAAGCCCTGGAGGAAGGCCTGCACCACGAGGAGGAGCATGCGGAGGTGGAGTACATCGTAGCTCACGGCATTTCCTCCCGCCTGCACGGGAAAAAGGCCCTCGTGGGGAGCTACCACTTCCTTTTTGAGGATGAGGGCATCCCCCTTACGGAAGAACAGCGGCAGATCATCCGCACCCACTCCAGAGGGAAATCCAATATCTTTCTCGCCATCGGCCGCAGGGCCATCGGCATGATCGGCGTCAGCGACCCGCCCAGGCCGGAGGCGAAGGAAACGATCGCGCGGCTGAAACAGCAGGGTATTTCCTCCGTCATCATGCTCACGGGGGACAGCGAATCCGCCGCGCGCGCCATCAGCCTCCAGCTGGGCATCACGGAATACCGCTCCCAGGTGCTCCCGGAGGACAAGGCGCGCTTCATCCGGGAGCTCAAGCAGGCCGGAAGAACGGTGTGCATGGTGGGTGACGGCATTAATGACTCCCCCGCCCTTTCCTGCGCGGACGTCTCCGTCTCCATGAGGGATTCCTCCGACATCGCCCGGGAAGTGGCGGATATTTCCCTGCTGTCCAGCTCCCTGGAGGAACTGGCCGTCTTAAGGGAATTGAGCTGCGCCGTCCTTGAGAAAATAGAACGCAACTACCGTTTCATCGTCGGGTTCAACACGTCCCTCATCCTGATGGGCATGTTCGGGCTGATCACTCCGGCCCTTTCCGCCTTCCTCCACAATGCCTCCACGGTGTACGTCAGCGCGCGCAGCACGCGCCGCTGCCTGCCTCCGGTGCCGCCCCGCCAGTAA
- a CDS encoding DUF1490 domain-containing protein — MSYINNKGLWGFVGGIIAAAIGAKVAKSPATRKLAVQGLSKAMLIQQKAMEQLANIREEAQDLCHEAAAENRKPEQ; from the coding sequence ATGAGTTACATCAACAACAAGGGCCTCTGGGGCTTCGTGGGAGGAATCATAGCCGCCGCCATCGGCGCGAAAGTAGCTAAAAGCCCCGCCACCAGGAAACTGGCCGTCCAAGGGCTTTCCAAAGCCATGCTCATCCAGCAGAAGGCCATGGAGCAACTGGCCAACATCCGCGAGGAAGCCCAGGACCTGTGCCACGAGGCCGCCGCAGAAAACCGCAAGCCGGAACAGTAG
- a CDS encoding carbohydrate porin, translated as MKKRYMIPALLACSGFCMAGTASVAATAAAPAAEEAEGKGSILDDIDLFGDEYGDESTPIPNDLLTRALTDLHKGAYEKAGFQFLVEQAFLYTKGHHAAPNDETAGSSQSWYKFHAQAGLQLFQSSRNQGTWIKSELSGSVALNRHTHRTTLDDSWGASGPANCDVFEDGYFYLPELLLSQGFMDGQLVIMGGMINQTNYFDANTYANTTFGQFGSAPFVNNQVLPLGDSNFGFVGQYQFNDNWFIQVGGNMMDNEPRRNPFHNTTGKSFNLLGEIGWTHEKAFGIGTGTYRLQPFMFHADGKNHGGVAFNLEQDLGSSPFALFARAGWSSAEYGNICGAEAQASAGVVFKKPLEIMTGLKEADGNFLGVGFSVSKPDSDTLAETRPGHDREMILECTYSFSITPYCLIQPSYQYVKNPSGRDDVNSANILSVQCVVTF; from the coding sequence ATGAAGAAACGCTACATGATACCCGCCCTGCTGGCCTGCTCCGGCTTCTGCATGGCCGGTACGGCATCCGTAGCCGCTACCGCCGCCGCTCCGGCCGCGGAAGAGGCTGAAGGCAAAGGTTCCATTCTGGACGACATCGACCTGTTCGGGGACGAGTACGGCGACGAAAGCACGCCCATTCCGAACGACCTGCTGACCAGGGCCCTGACGGATCTGCACAAGGGCGCTTATGAGAAAGCCGGTTTCCAGTTCCTGGTGGAGCAGGCGTTCCTGTATACCAAGGGCCACCATGCCGCCCCGAACGATGAGACCGCGGGTTCCAGCCAGAGCTGGTACAAGTTCCACGCCCAGGCCGGGTTGCAGCTGTTCCAATCCAGCCGCAACCAGGGCACCTGGATCAAGAGCGAGCTTTCCGGATCCGTGGCCCTGAACAGGCACACGCACCGCACCACGCTGGATGATTCCTGGGGCGCGAGCGGCCCCGCCAATTGCGACGTTTTTGAAGACGGCTATTTCTACCTGCCGGAACTGCTCCTTTCCCAGGGATTCATGGACGGCCAGCTGGTCATCATGGGCGGCATGATCAACCAGACGAACTACTTTGACGCCAATACGTATGCCAACACCACCTTCGGGCAGTTCGGCAGCGCTCCTTTCGTCAACAACCAGGTGCTTCCGCTGGGAGACTCCAACTTCGGGTTCGTGGGGCAGTACCAGTTCAATGACAACTGGTTCATCCAGGTGGGCGGCAACATGATGGACAATGAGCCGCGCCGCAACCCGTTCCATAACACTACCGGGAAATCCTTCAACCTGCTCGGTGAAATCGGCTGGACGCATGAAAAGGCCTTCGGAATAGGCACGGGCACGTACCGCCTCCAGCCGTTCATGTTCCATGCGGACGGCAAGAACCACGGCGGCGTGGCGTTCAACCTGGAACAGGACCTGGGCAGCAGTCCGTTCGCCCTGTTCGCGCGCGCCGGATGGAGCAGCGCCGAATACGGCAACATCTGCGGAGCGGAAGCGCAGGCTTCCGCCGGGGTAGTCTTCAAGAAGCCCCTGGAAATCATGACCGGCCTGAAAGAGGCGGATGGCAACTTCCTTGGCGTAGGCTTCTCCGTGAGCAAGCCGGATTCCGACACGCTGGCGGAAACGCGGCCCGGACATGACCGGGAAATGATTCTGGAATGCACGTACAGCTTTTCCATTACGCCGTACTGCCTGATCCAGCCTTCCTACCAGTATGTGAAAAATCCTTCCGGGCGGGATGACGTCAACTCCGCCAATATCCTCTCCGTGCAATGCGTGGTCACGTTCTAG
- a CDS encoding FeoB-associated Cys-rich membrane protein: protein MGTYIIGAILFLALAYALYKSFSKRGKCCGNCDGCGNGGGGCCGAHDHGHDEENEKQD from the coding sequence ATGGGAACATACATTATTGGCGCCATCCTTTTCCTGGCCCTGGCTTATGCGCTGTATAAAAGCTTCAGCAAGCGCGGCAAGTGCTGCGGCAATTGCGACGGGTGCGGCAACGGCGGCGGAGGCTGCTGCGGCGCCCACGATCACGGCCACGACGAGGAAAACGAAAAACAGGACTGA
- the feoB gene encoding ferrous iron transport protein B encodes MSNITIALAGNPNCGKTTLFNALTGASQYVGNWPGVTVEKKEGRLKGHRNIIIEDLPGIYSLSPYTLEEVVSRNYLVTDHPSLILNLVDGSNLERNLYLTTQLCELGVPVIIALNMMDIVRKRGDRIDTEKLSRDLGCQVVEISALKGTGVRELVDAVVKTATAEDAQAPRAVHFPAPLEKAIGEIGEIITGKCLDQQKKWFAVKVFERDQKVADQLALTPDEQSRINGIIESMEREMDDDSESIITNERYNSISRITRDSVVKASAGSLTGSDRIDRIITNRWLGLPIFAVVMWAVYYISIQTVGAWGTDWANDTFFGEWVPEWVGGLLESANCAPWLESLIQDGVIAGVGAVLGFLPQMAVLFLCLGILEDCGYMARVAFIMDRIFRKFGLSGKSFIPMLVSMGCGVPGIMATRTIENEKDRRMTIMTTTFIPCGAKTPIIALIAGAFFPENSWVAPGAYFIGVGAIILSGLILKKTAMFSGDPSPFVMELPIYHIPAWKNVIIHAWDRCKAFVQKAGTVIFVSSALIWFLSSYNWKADSVEQNDSMLASIGNVAAPVFQPLGWGEWKPTMATITGLIAKENVVGTFGVLYADGGSGEEEAAEEPAAPAEVQEMSPAGQELQASLEEASGESAAEAEEEEDEDAEIRETGDRLVQAGAFTFLSAFSFMIFNLLCAPCFAAMGAIRREMNSAKWTFFAIGYMCALAYCLAFLIYQLGAWLYAEASFGIGQALAVLLLLGLAYLVVKKPARSSK; translated from the coding sequence ATGAGCAACATTACCATCGCCCTGGCGGGCAATCCCAACTGCGGAAAAACCACTCTCTTCAACGCCCTGACCGGCGCCAGCCAGTACGTCGGGAACTGGCCCGGCGTTACGGTGGAAAAAAAGGAAGGCCGGCTGAAAGGCCACAGGAACATCATCATTGAAGACCTTCCGGGCATTTACTCCCTTTCCCCCTACACGCTGGAAGAAGTCGTCAGCCGGAATTACCTGGTCACGGACCACCCTTCCCTCATCCTGAACCTGGTTGACGGCAGCAACCTGGAACGCAACCTTTACCTCACCACCCAGCTTTGCGAGCTGGGCGTTCCAGTCATCATTGCCCTGAACATGATGGACATCGTCCGGAAGCGCGGGGACCGCATTGACACGGAAAAACTTTCCCGGGACCTGGGATGCCAGGTAGTGGAAATAAGCGCGCTGAAAGGCACCGGCGTCCGTGAACTGGTGGATGCCGTGGTAAAAACCGCAACCGCGGAGGATGCGCAGGCTCCGCGCGCCGTCCACTTCCCTGCCCCCCTGGAAAAAGCCATTGGGGAGATTGGGGAAATCATCACCGGCAAATGCCTGGACCAGCAGAAGAAATGGTTTGCCGTCAAAGTTTTTGAAAGGGACCAGAAGGTCGCGGACCAGCTGGCCCTCACCCCGGACGAGCAATCCCGCATCAACGGGATTATCGAGTCCATGGAACGGGAGATGGATGACGACAGCGAATCCATCATCACCAACGAACGCTACAATTCCATTTCCCGCATCACCAGGGATTCCGTCGTGAAGGCCAGCGCCGGAAGCCTGACGGGGAGCGACCGGATTGACCGCATCATCACCAACCGCTGGCTGGGCCTCCCCATCTTCGCCGTGGTCATGTGGGCGGTGTACTACATCTCCATCCAGACGGTGGGCGCGTGGGGAACGGACTGGGCCAATGACACTTTCTTCGGTGAATGGGTTCCGGAATGGGTAGGCGGCCTGCTGGAGAGCGCCAACTGCGCCCCCTGGCTGGAGAGCCTGATCCAGGACGGCGTGATTGCCGGCGTGGGGGCCGTTCTGGGCTTCCTGCCGCAGATGGCGGTGCTGTTCCTCTGCCTGGGGATTCTGGAAGACTGCGGCTACATGGCCCGCGTGGCCTTCATCATGGACCGCATTTTCCGCAAATTCGGCCTCTCCGGGAAGTCCTTCATCCCCATGCTCGTTTCCATGGGCTGCGGCGTTCCGGGCATCATGGCCACCCGCACCATTGAGAATGAAAAGGACAGGCGCATGACCATCATGACCACCACATTCATTCCGTGCGGGGCAAAAACGCCCATCATCGCCCTGATTGCCGGAGCCTTTTTTCCGGAAAATTCCTGGGTGGCTCCGGGCGCCTATTTCATCGGCGTGGGCGCCATCATCCTTTCCGGCCTTATTCTGAAAAAGACCGCCATGTTCTCCGGGGACCCCTCCCCCTTCGTCATGGAACTTCCCATTTACCACATCCCCGCCTGGAAGAACGTCATCATCCACGCGTGGGATCGGTGCAAGGCCTTCGTGCAGAAAGCCGGGACCGTCATCTTCGTGTCCAGCGCCCTGATCTGGTTCCTTTCCAGCTATAACTGGAAGGCGGATTCCGTGGAGCAGAACGACAGCATGCTGGCCTCCATCGGCAATGTGGCCGCGCCCGTCTTCCAGCCGCTGGGCTGGGGTGAATGGAAACCCACCATGGCCACCATCACCGGCCTGATCGCCAAGGAAAACGTGGTCGGCACCTTTGGCGTCCTGTATGCGGACGGCGGTTCCGGGGAGGAAGAGGCCGCAGAAGAACCGGCAGCGCCCGCAGAAGTGCAGGAGATGTCTCCCGCCGGGCAGGAACTCCAGGCATCCCTGGAGGAAGCTTCCGGCGAGTCCGCCGCTGAAGCGGAGGAAGAAGAAGATGAAGACGCTGAAATCCGGGAAACCGGGGACCGCCTGGTCCAGGCCGGGGCATTCACCTTCCTGAGCGCCTTCTCCTTCATGATCTTCAACCTTCTCTGCGCCCCCTGCTTCGCCGCCATGGGCGCCATCAGAAGGGAAATGAACAGCGCCAAATGGACCTTCTTCGCCATCGGCTACATGTGCGCCCTGGCGTACTGCCTGGCCTTCCTGATCTACCAGCTCGGGGCGTGGCTTTATGCGGAGGCTTCCTTCGGCATCGGCCAGGCGCTCGCCGTGCTGCTCCTGCTGGGGCTTGCCTACCTGGTGGTGAAAAAACCCGCCCGCTCTTCCAAGTAA
- a CDS encoding ferrous iron transport protein A, with product MTKHRTLRDALIGETVTVGKLAGEGPVRRRIMDMGVTKGTQIFIRKVAPLGDPIEVTVRGYELSIRKSEAENIHIH from the coding sequence ATGACCAAACACCGTACATTAAGAGACGCCCTGATCGGGGAGACCGTCACCGTCGGCAAGCTGGCGGGGGAAGGCCCGGTCAGAAGGCGCATCATGGACATGGGAGTCACCAAGGGAACGCAGATCTTTATCCGCAAGGTCGCGCCCCTGGGAGACCCCATTGAAGTCACTGTCCGCGGCTACGAACTCTCCATCCGCAAGTCGGAGGCCGAGAATATCCATATCCACTGA
- a CDS encoding FeoA family protein, with protein sequence MPLSMLNIGDIRQINKIHGRDETRRFLESLGFVSGSTVSIISENGGNFIVNVKGSRIALSKALACKIFVA encoded by the coding sequence ATGCCACTCTCCATGCTCAACATCGGCGACATCCGCCAGATTAACAAAATTCATGGCAGGGATGAAACCCGGCGCTTTCTGGAAAGCCTGGGCTTCGTTTCCGGCAGTACGGTTTCCATCATTTCTGAAAATGGCGGAAACTTCATCGTCAATGTCAAGGGGTCCCGGATCGCGCTCAGCAAGGCGCTTGCCTGCAAAATATTCGTGGCCTGA
- a CDS encoding cytochrome c peroxidase: MSKTRSFFTAGAILCGTVIVTAAVAPLFLPDQNIKPLTPSQAAEITAQTMNSKCADCHKPGTHISQLVNTLSGGLLARHIRDGQRSYNMDEAPTAVTLSKLEHVLQINSMPPTSYTMVHWGSTLTLREKAAMLQWIKDERLKIFGDMVGKEYAITAITPIPDSLPTDPAKVALGDKLFHDVRLSTDNTVSCATCHSLEKGGTDNLATSTGVRGQKGGINAPTVFNAAFHTKQFWDGRAANLQEQAGGPPLNPVEMGYEHPDDWNQIAAKLNQDTAFAAEFKKVYPQGFTGETITNAIAEYEKTLITPNSPFDRYLKGDENAISDNAKKGYRLFLKLGCQTCHTGPAMGGQSFEYADLKGDFFAGRAKTNDDNGLMNFSKKESDKHRFRVPTLRNVELTWPYMHDASARTLEEAITKMYHYQLGYDKLDKKEVSLLVAFLKTLTGEYKGKPVRGEVCPAS, translated from the coding sequence ATGAGCAAAACACGTTCCTTCTTTACGGCCGGTGCCATCCTGTGCGGCACGGTCATCGTGACGGCGGCAGTCGCGCCCCTGTTCCTTCCGGACCAGAATATCAAGCCCCTGACGCCCTCCCAGGCGGCGGAAATCACCGCACAGACCATGAACTCCAAGTGTGCGGACTGCCACAAGCCCGGCACCCACATTTCCCAACTGGTGAACACCCTTTCCGGCGGCCTGCTGGCGCGCCACATCCGGGACGGCCAGCGCAGCTACAATATGGATGAAGCGCCCACCGCCGTGACCCTTTCCAAGCTGGAACACGTGCTCCAGATCAATTCCATGCCCCCCACTTCCTACACCATGGTGCACTGGGGCAGCACGCTCACCCTCCGGGAGAAGGCCGCCATGCTGCAATGGATCAAGGATGAACGCCTGAAGATCTTCGGCGACATGGTGGGCAAAGAATACGCCATCACCGCCATCACTCCCATCCCGGACAGCCTCCCCACGGACCCGGCCAAGGTGGCCCTGGGCGACAAGCTGTTCCATGACGTGCGCCTTTCCACGGACAATACCGTTTCCTGCGCCACCTGCCACTCTCTGGAGAAGGGCGGCACGGACAATCTGGCCACCTCCACCGGCGTACGCGGGCAGAAGGGCGGCATCAACGCCCCCACCGTATTTAACGCCGCCTTCCACACCAAGCAGTTCTGGGACGGACGCGCCGCCAATCTCCAGGAACAGGCGGGCGGCCCCCCCCTGAACCCGGTGGAAATGGGTTACGAACACCCGGACGACTGGAACCAGATCGCCGCCAAGCTGAACCAGGACACCGCCTTTGCAGCGGAATTCAAGAAAGTCTATCCCCAGGGCTTCACCGGAGAAACCATCACTAACGCCATTGCGGAGTATGAAAAAACCCTCATCACGCCGAACAGCCCGTTTGACCGTTATCTGAAGGGTGATGAAAACGCCATCAGCGACAACGCCAAGAAGGGCTACAGGCTCTTCCTCAAGCTCGGCTGCCAGACCTGCCACACCGGCCCCGCCATGGGCGGCCAGTCCTTTGAATACGCCGACCTCAAGGGCGACTTCTTTGCCGGACGCGCCAAGACCAATGACGACAACGGCCTGATGAACTTCTCCAAGAAGGAGTCAGACAAGCACAGGTTCCGCGTTCCCACCCTCCGCAACGTGGAGCTTACCTGGCCGTACATGCATGACGCCTCCGCCCGGACGCTGGAGGAAGCCATCACCAAGATGTACCATTACCAGCTTGGCTATGACAAGCTGGACAAGAAGGAAGTGAGCCTCCTGGTAGCCTTCCTGAAAACCCTGACCGGGGAATACAAGGGCAAGCCCGTCCGGGGCGAAGTCTGCCCCGCTTCCTGA
- the lipA gene encoding lipoyl synthase — MERRNDNETAEGMERKPSWIKVRLPNGREFWDVKQLVEGKNLFTVCEEAHCPNRYECWNQGTATFMIAGERCTRACGFCATRTARPDPLDPEEPRHVAEAVVHMKLRHAVITMVTRDDLPDGAAAHFAQVIRAIRKASPSTIIEVLASDLNEKPSSIQTLMAARPHIFGHNLETVERLTPMVRFRAQYRRSLRVLRMALDCVDGKVSTKSGIMLGLGETEDELFRSMDDLLEHGVSVLTLGQYLRPSRKHLPVVKYIHPDDFARYEEIARAKGFRHVASGPLVRSSYHAANFTPEADVLEAINEDLRKAGEL; from the coding sequence ATGGAACGCCGGAACGACAATGAGACTGCGGAAGGGATGGAACGTAAGCCGTCCTGGATCAAGGTGCGCCTGCCCAACGGCCGGGAATTCTGGGACGTCAAGCAGCTTGTGGAAGGCAAGAACCTCTTCACCGTCTGTGAAGAAGCCCACTGCCCCAACCGCTATGAGTGCTGGAACCAGGGCACGGCCACGTTCATGATTGCCGGGGAACGGTGCACGCGCGCCTGCGGATTCTGCGCCACCCGCACAGCCAGGCCTGATCCTCTGGACCCGGAGGAACCCCGGCACGTGGCGGAAGCCGTCGTGCACATGAAGCTGCGCCACGCCGTCATCACCATGGTCACCCGTGACGACCTTCCGGACGGGGCCGCCGCCCATTTCGCCCAGGTAATCCGGGCCATTAGAAAAGCCAGCCCCTCCACCATCATTGAAGTGCTGGCCTCTGACCTGAATGAAAAGCCCTCCTCCATCCAGACGCTGATGGCGGCGCGGCCGCACATCTTCGGCCATAATCTGGAAACGGTGGAGCGCCTTACGCCCATGGTGCGCTTCCGCGCCCAGTACAGGCGTTCCCTGCGCGTCCTCCGGATGGCGTTGGATTGCGTGGACGGCAAGGTGTCCACCAAGAGCGGCATCATGCTGGGCCTGGGGGAAACGGAAGACGAGCTTTTCCGGTCCATGGACGACTTGCTGGAGCACGGCGTCTCCGTGCTGACCCTGGGGCAGTACCTGCGCCCCTCCCGCAAGCACCTGCCGGTGGTCAAGTACATCCACCCGGACGACTTTGCCCGGTATGAGGAAATCGCGCGCGCCAAGGGCTTCAGGCACGTGGCGTCCGGCCCGCTGGTCCGCAGCTCCTACCACGCCGCCAATTTCACCCCGGAAGCGGACGTTCTGGAAGCCATTAATGAGGACCTGAGAAAGGCCGGCGAACTTTAG
- the tadA gene encoding tRNA adenosine(34) deaminase TadA — translation MMEMPGSDEWFMRQAMKESRKALVKGEVPIGAIVVKDGRVIGRGWNQVETLKDATAHAEMIALTAAQEALGDWRLEGCTLYVTKEPCPMCAGAIVHCRPDRVVFGCPDAKTGAAGGWINLLDSNPPLNHKCEVRPGVLGDECLHHLQEFFRAARLAARERKKLSADSSAAPDENGEDSPE, via the coding sequence ATGATGGAAATGCCCGGTTCTGACGAGTGGTTCATGCGCCAAGCCATGAAGGAGTCCAGAAAAGCCCTGGTGAAGGGGGAAGTGCCCATCGGGGCCATTGTGGTGAAGGACGGCCGCGTGATCGGCCGGGGATGGAACCAGGTGGAGACCCTCAAGGACGCCACGGCCCACGCGGAGATGATCGCCCTGACGGCGGCCCAGGAGGCGCTGGGGGACTGGCGGCTGGAAGGCTGCACCCTGTACGTCACCAAGGAACCGTGCCCCATGTGCGCGGGGGCCATCGTCCATTGCCGTCCGGACCGCGTGGTGTTCGGCTGTCCGGACGCCAAAACCGGAGCCGCGGGCGGCTGGATCAACCTGCTGGATTCCAACCCGCCCCTCAACCACAAGTGCGAGGTGCGCCCCGGCGTGCTGGGGGATGAATGCCTGCACCACCTCCAGGAATTTTTCCGGGCGGCGCGGCTGGCGGCCAGGGAACGGAAGAAGCTGTCTGCGGACTCCTCCGCAGCCCCGGATGAAAACGGGGAGGACAGTCCCGAATAA
- a CDS encoding ROK family protein, whose amino-acid sequence MSFSEPCALAVDFGGTSIKMGVTAGDRILATADRIPTAMFESPQAIIDAMVAAALTLREQFPTACVMGMGMPGWCDYRRGVLYQLTNVRVWDHEVPVKELMEQALGLPVVLDNDANCMAYAEWKLGAGRGMSSLVCLTMGTGIGGGIVVNDRIVRGKRLSSGELGQTSIHYQGKTGPFGNRGAIEEYIGNNELAAEAVKRYAGAGIVKTVNECTPRHLDEAARAGCPVALQLWEDTAEMLACLIMNLMYILVPEAFIIGGGVAKAGDLLMKPLLKNLREQLFPLLMEDLNILPARFGAEAGLLGAGAMAMDELMGLGILERFKKQGTSRVLC is encoded by the coding sequence ATGAGCTTTTCAGAACCCTGCGCGCTGGCCGTGGACTTTGGCGGAACCAGCATTAAAATGGGCGTGACGGCGGGGGACCGCATCCTGGCGACGGCGGACCGCATCCCCACCGCCATGTTCGAGAGTCCCCAGGCGATCATTGACGCCATGGTTGCGGCGGCGCTCACCTTGCGCGAGCAATTCCCGACCGCCTGCGTGATGGGCATGGGGATGCCGGGGTGGTGCGACTACCGCCGGGGCGTGCTTTACCAGCTCACCAATGTACGGGTATGGGACCATGAAGTTCCGGTGAAGGAGCTGATGGAGCAGGCGCTGGGACTGCCCGTGGTGCTGGACAATGACGCCAACTGCATGGCGTATGCGGAATGGAAGCTGGGCGCCGGGCGCGGCATGTCCAGCCTGGTGTGCCTGACCATGGGAACGGGCATTGGCGGCGGCATTGTGGTGAATGACCGCATTGTGCGCGGAAAGCGGCTTTCCTCCGGGGAGCTGGGCCAGACGAGCATCCATTATCAGGGCAAGACCGGACCGTTCGGCAACCGGGGGGCTATAGAAGAATACATCGGCAACAACGAACTGGCGGCGGAAGCGGTCAAGAGGTATGCCGGGGCCGGAATCGTCAAAACCGTGAACGAATGCACGCCCAGGCATCTGGATGAAGCCGCCCGCGCGGGGTGTCCCGTAGCACTCCAATTGTGGGAGGACACGGCGGAAATGCTTGCCTGCCTGATCATGAACCTGATGTATATCCTGGTTCCGGAGGCCTTCATCATTGGCGGCGGCGTGGCCAAGGCCGGAGACTTGCTGATGAAGCCCCTGCTGAAGAACCTCAGGGAGCAGTTGTTCCCCCTGCTGATGGAGGATCTGAACATCCTGCCCGCCCGGTTTGGCGCTGAAGCGGGCCTGCTGGGAGCCGGAGCCATGGCGATGGATGAACTTATGGGGCTGGGGATTCTGGAACGTTTTAAAAAACAGGGAACATCAAGGGTTCTTTGTTAG